From Pseudomonas alcaligenes, a single genomic window includes:
- a CDS encoding AI-2E family transporter, with amino-acid sequence MTDSRRWMWLAGLCLCGWLLYLLSPVLSPFLVAMLLAYMGDPLVDRLERHKLSRTWGVVLVFTLFSLLLLILLLVLVPMLGRQLVRLYELAPQGLDWLQHQALPWVQAQLGLGEGFWRFDQLKAALAGHLGKTTDIVGAVLTQATASSLALLAWLGNLLLIPVVAFYLLRDWDLMVGRLRNLLPRARESLVVKLVGECHEVLGAFVRGQLLVMLALAFIYASGLMLVGLELGLLIGLLAGLASIVPYMGFVVGFGSAVLAALFQYGGFEMYPLLGVLAVFGVGQLLEGMLLTPMLVGDRIGLHPVAVIFAILAGGQLFGFVGVLLALPVAAIIMVLLRHAHDFYKLSELYGESSGASQDPPPNA; translated from the coding sequence ATGACCGATTCGCGGCGTTGGATGTGGCTGGCCGGGCTGTGCCTGTGCGGCTGGCTGCTCTACCTGCTGTCGCCGGTACTGTCGCCGTTCCTAGTGGCCATGCTGCTGGCCTACATGGGCGACCCGCTGGTGGATCGCCTGGAGCGCCACAAGCTGTCGCGCACCTGGGGCGTGGTGCTGGTATTCACCCTGTTCAGCCTGCTGTTGCTGATTCTGCTGCTGGTGCTGGTGCCCATGCTCGGCCGCCAGCTGGTGCGCCTGTACGAGCTGGCACCGCAGGGCCTCGACTGGCTGCAGCACCAGGCCCTGCCCTGGGTGCAGGCACAGCTGGGGCTGGGCGAAGGCTTCTGGCGCTTCGATCAGCTCAAGGCCGCGCTGGCCGGGCATCTGGGCAAGACCACCGATATAGTCGGGGCGGTGCTGACCCAGGCTACGGCCTCGAGCCTGGCGCTGCTCGCCTGGCTGGGCAACCTGCTGCTGATTCCGGTGGTGGCCTTCTACCTGTTGCGCGACTGGGATCTGATGGTAGGGCGGCTGCGCAACCTGCTGCCGCGAGCGCGCGAGTCGCTGGTGGTCAAGCTGGTCGGCGAGTGCCACGAGGTGCTCGGTGCCTTCGTCCGCGGCCAGTTGCTGGTGATGCTGGCGCTGGCCTTCATCTATGCCAGTGGCCTGATGCTGGTGGGGCTGGAGCTGGGCCTGCTGATCGGCCTGCTGGCCGGTCTGGCCAGCATCGTGCCGTACATGGGCTTCGTGGTCGGTTTCGGCTCCGCCGTATTGGCGGCGCTGTTCCAGTACGGTGGTTTCGAGATGTACCCGCTGCTCGGCGTACTGGCGGTGTTTGGCGTCGGTCAACTGCTCGAAGGCATGCTGCTGACCCCGATGCTGGTGGGGGATCGCATCGGCCTGCATCCGGTGGCCGTAATCTTCGCCATCCTCGCCGGTGGCCAGCTATTTGGCTTCGTCGGTGTGTTGTTGGCCCTGCCGGTTGCCGCAATCATCATGGTGCTGCTGCGCCATGCGCATGATTTCTATAAACTTTCCGAACTTTACGGAGAGTCTTCCGGCGCCTCGCAAGATCCGCCGCCCAACGCATGA